Proteins encoded by one window of Juglans regia cultivar Chandler chromosome 15, Walnut 2.0, whole genome shotgun sequence:
- the LOC109008216 gene encoding endochitinase A-like, with product MGSCISTCRPKKHSLEEFKHVQDKLVISQAPKTSVPHQYSNKISPSPPSPPTSTSSTSSLSCTAGSTTASSCSSLSSSASSVLSSKDRSFSNEFLWSCVKENPHIVRINSIRENAILFSPAKVYAQKPDLVSKPRVAPVKHSIPKKVASSTPQKRVRSSSPTPLPRQKSFRRETEGSSPAYSVPNRIQRSPSPSWRYNGDRYGSFLTNTPIESHSKRMVGSRSNTVSSVPSSLRKETLRPASPSNNSSRPRPYLRNREMQIHRVGSKIDEAAVGKAVSDHDMDSIPMEEDIDNPLISLDCFIFL from the coding sequence ATGGGTTCTTGCATTAGCACATGCAGACCCAAGAAACATTCCCTTGAAGAGTTTAAGCATGTCCAAGACAAGCTTGTGATTTCACAAGCTCCTAAAACTTCCGTTCCTCATCAGTACTCCAACAAGATTTCTCCTTCTCCCCCTTCCCCTCCTACTTCAACCTCTTCCACTTCTTCCCTCTCTTGCACCGCCGGTAGCACCACTGCGAGCTCGTGCTCATCCTTGTCATCTAGTGCATCTTCGGTCTTGAGCTCGAAAGACAGATCGTTCTCCAATGAGTTCTTGTGGTCGTGTGTTAAGGAGAATCCACATATTGTACGTATCAATTCAATCAGGGAAAATGCTATTTTGTTCTCGCCTGCTAAAGTTTATGCCCAAAAGCCAGACTTGGTGTCAAAACCAAGGGTGGCACCGGTGAAACATTCAATCCCAAAGAAGGTTGCTAGCTCTACACCACAGAAGAGAGTCCGGTCAAGCTCACCAACACCTCTACCACGGCAGAAGAGTTTTCGGAGGGAGACCGAGGGGTCGAGTCCTGCATATTCTGTACCAAACAGAATTCAGAGGTCACCTTCTCCAAGCTGGAGATACAATGGTGATAGATATGGATCATTTTTGACAAACACACCTATAGAAAGTCATTCAAAGCGTATGGTTGGCTCGAGGTCTAATACAGTAAGTTCTGTGCCATCATCTCTGAGGAAGGAAACACTTAGGCCAGCAAGTCCAAGCAACAATTCAAGCCGTCCACGCCCTTATTTGAGGAATAGGGAGATGCAAATCCACAGAGTTGGTTCCAAAATCGATGAAGCTGCAGTTGGAAAAGCAGTCTCCGATCATGACATGG